A region from the Leptospirillum ferriphilum genome encodes:
- a CDS encoding small ribosomal subunit Rsm22 family protein, producing MTRRPAKNISLPTVPGKPGGAPEASLQALFRGFIHHRPDPEYMDRPETLSSYLSYYHPLTSAKGIQLGEEAFGRADPFLLNILLSRQTLRMMDWGTGTGGFAEGVLTSLLPMLPENRRLEIRLLDRSREALTLAEKIVGALLGNRGVVRTEVLHLPRVPRMEEPFDLLLEANVLAEQTDEKSGFDVALEAGFDHLSEGGLLILAEPADRISSRRLLEIRDHLLKTFSDAFQILAPCPNGKNAPCPALREERDWCHEDRPFSFPPEILRTARMIGHIRDSLKMTYLIAQKGSRLPAEHPSNDFPSLRLVSEIRKERGMVWGIFCDGEFRHRIRLLLRHASEKNHLFLELSRGDAVRIGPLEKLVRRGPFLDLGPETHIERTPQPASSSF from the coding sequence ATGACCCGCCGTCCCGCGAAGAACATTTCCCTTCCGACCGTTCCGGGAAAACCGGGGGGCGCCCCGGAAGCTTCCCTGCAGGCACTCTTCCGGGGATTCATCCATCACCGGCCGGACCCGGAGTACATGGATCGGCCGGAGACCCTCTCTTCCTACTTATCCTACTACCATCCCCTGACCTCTGCAAAGGGAATTCAACTGGGAGAGGAAGCCTTCGGTCGGGCCGACCCCTTCCTTTTGAACATTCTTCTGAGCCGTCAAACACTTCGGATGATGGACTGGGGAACCGGCACAGGGGGTTTTGCCGAAGGGGTCCTCACGTCTCTTTTGCCGATGCTCCCCGAAAACAGGCGCCTGGAAATCCGCCTGCTGGACCGCTCCAGGGAAGCGCTCACGCTGGCGGAGAAAATCGTCGGGGCCCTGCTCGGGAACAGAGGGGTTGTCCGGACAGAGGTGTTGCATCTGCCCCGGGTCCCGCGGATGGAAGAGCCTTTCGATCTTCTTCTGGAAGCCAATGTCCTGGCGGAACAGACAGACGAAAAAAGCGGTTTTGATGTCGCCCTGGAAGCCGGATTCGATCACCTCTCTGAAGGGGGGCTCCTGATCCTTGCCGAACCGGCCGACCGGATCTCCTCCCGGAGACTTCTCGAAATCCGGGACCATCTTCTGAAAACTTTCTCCGATGCATTTCAAATACTCGCCCCCTGCCCCAACGGAAAAAATGCCCCGTGTCCCGCCCTTCGGGAGGAGCGCGACTGGTGCCATGAGGACCGCCCCTTTTCCTTTCCTCCGGAGATCCTCCGGACAGCCCGGATGATCGGCCATATCCGGGACTCCCTGAAGATGACCTACCTCATCGCGCAAAAAGGCAGTCGTCTCCCGGCGGAACACCCTTCAAACGATTTTCCGTCCCTTCGACTGGTTTCGGAAATCCGGAAAGAGCGGGGCATGGTCTGGGGGATTTTCTGCGACGGAGAGTTCCGTCATCGCATCCGTCTTCTCCTTCGCCATGCATCCGAGAAGAATCATCTTTTCCTGGAGCTGTCCCGGGGGGACGCTGTCCGGATCGGTCCTCTCGAAAAGCTTGTCCGGCGGGGCCCCTTCCTGGATCTTGGGCCGGAAACCCACATCGAAAGAACCCCCCAGCCGGCTTCTTCTTCCTTTTAA
- the rlmN gene encoding 23S rRNA (adenine(2503)-C(2))-methyltransferase RlmN: MPPKMPLLDHPVAEWPSLLSGDKPVPAYRARQIAQWIFRQNASEWERMNNLPGEDRRRWSEIWDLSLPIVRDEKRSRDGTRKFLLELSDGALIESVLIPRDDRATLCVSSQVGCGIGCRFCRTAEMGLIRNLSVSEILGQVRVANRLLAESPVRDMSKETEPAPLLSRVNHLVFMGMGEPLANFDHLVRSLAVLTSPEGFGLSSRRITVSTSGLAGRIRDLGTSGIAVNLAVSLSAPTEELRENLMPISRHHPIRSILSACRAYPLRNRQRITFEYVLLGDVNDGEGQARELARLLAPFRSKVNLIPFNPYPGSPYHRPDKDRVRRFQEILLAKGVTATLRTTRGEDILGACGQLALSPSPALTMESSTWKTIDFSTPV; this comes from the coding sequence ATGCCCCCAAAAATGCCTCTTCTTGACCACCCCGTGGCCGAGTGGCCTTCTCTTCTGTCCGGAGACAAGCCCGTGCCGGCTTATCGGGCACGGCAGATCGCCCAGTGGATTTTCCGTCAGAATGCGTCGGAATGGGAGAGGATGAACAATCTTCCGGGAGAGGACCGTCGGCGATGGTCGGAGATCTGGGATCTTTCCCTCCCGATCGTCCGGGACGAAAAACGGTCCCGGGATGGGACCCGGAAGTTTCTCCTGGAACTCTCCGATGGGGCCCTGATCGAGTCTGTCCTGATTCCCAGGGACGATCGCGCCACCCTGTGCGTTTCCTCTCAGGTCGGCTGCGGCATCGGCTGCCGATTCTGCCGGACGGCAGAGATGGGTCTGATCCGGAATCTCTCCGTTTCCGAGATTCTGGGGCAGGTCCGGGTGGCCAACCGTCTTCTGGCGGAATCTCCGGTCCGGGACATGTCGAAGGAGACGGAACCCGCACCCCTTCTGTCCCGTGTGAATCATCTCGTTTTCATGGGGATGGGAGAGCCGCTGGCCAATTTTGACCACCTGGTCCGTTCTCTCGCGGTCCTGACGTCTCCGGAAGGCTTCGGTCTGTCTTCCCGGCGGATCACGGTGTCGACGTCCGGACTGGCAGGGCGCATCCGGGATCTGGGAACGTCCGGGATTGCCGTCAATCTTGCGGTCTCTCTCTCGGCGCCCACCGAAGAGCTGCGGGAAAACCTGATGCCCATTTCCCGGCATCACCCCATCCGTTCGATCCTCTCCGCCTGCCGGGCATATCCTCTCCGGAACCGGCAACGGATCACATTCGAATACGTCCTTTTGGGAGACGTTAACGACGGGGAGGGTCAGGCCCGCGAACTGGCCCGCCTTCTGGCGCCTTTTCGCAGCAAGGTCAACCTGATCCCCTTCAACCCCTACCCGGGGTCGCCCTATCATCGTCCGGACAAGGACAGGGTGAGACGTTTCCAGGAAATTCTTCTGGCGAAAGGGGTCACGGCGACCCTCCGGACGACGCGGGGAGAAGACATCCTGGGAGCCTGCGGACAACTGGCCCTTTCCCCTTCACCTGCTTTGACCATGGAGTCTTCGACTTGGAAAACAATCGACTTTTCTACGCCCGTCTGA
- the lhgO gene encoding L-2-hydroxyglutarate oxidase: MEEKTAKNKATGKIGQTGSNTDMRERMKEEKTDFLIIGAGIMGLALAREIRATRPDRSVTVLEKEAASALHASGRNSGVLHAGFYYTADSLKARFTRDGNRFWQAYCRDRNLPLNACGKVVVAKTPEETEGIRELKRRGDKNGVDVRLIDEQELSEIEPNARTCELALWSPHTASVDPVRIARSLEKELLEDGVRFFYSTPYQKRLDDSTLLAGDSAFAYGTMINAAGLYADRIARDFGFSSRMTILPFKGVYLEYVSSGDGKKPVRTNIYPVPDLKQPFLGVHFTVTATGKIKIGPTAMPAFWRENYGGLEGFSTRDLTEILGWEARLFLGNDFGFRDLALSEMKKYQKSFMAHQARELVKDLDPSRFSRWGRPGIRAQLLDRTSRKLVTDFRVEGDRRSIHVLNAVSPAFTASVPFAQWILDRHHTQAGWRTEGVSS, from the coding sequence GTGGAGGAAAAAACCGCGAAGAACAAGGCAACGGGAAAAATTGGACAAACGGGATCGAACACGGACATGAGAGAACGCATGAAAGAGGAAAAAACGGATTTTCTGATTATCGGAGCGGGGATCATGGGTCTGGCCCTTGCCCGGGAAATACGGGCCACCCGACCGGACCGCTCGGTGACCGTCCTCGAAAAAGAAGCGGCGTCCGCCCTGCACGCCAGCGGACGGAACAGCGGGGTTCTCCATGCCGGATTCTACTACACGGCCGATTCCCTGAAAGCGCGTTTTACCCGGGATGGCAACCGGTTCTGGCAGGCGTACTGCCGCGACCGGAACCTGCCCCTGAACGCCTGCGGAAAGGTCGTGGTCGCGAAAACGCCGGAGGAAACCGAAGGAATCCGGGAACTCAAGCGCCGGGGCGACAAGAACGGCGTGGACGTTCGACTGATCGATGAACAGGAGTTGTCGGAGATCGAACCCAACGCCAGAACCTGCGAGCTGGCGCTCTGGTCACCGCACACAGCCTCTGTCGATCCGGTCCGGATCGCACGGAGCCTCGAAAAGGAACTCCTCGAGGATGGAGTCCGTTTTTTCTACAGCACCCCCTATCAGAAGCGCTTGGACGATTCCACTCTTCTGGCCGGAGATTCGGCGTTCGCCTATGGGACGATGATCAATGCGGCGGGACTGTATGCCGACCGGATCGCACGGGACTTCGGATTTTCTTCCCGCATGACGATCCTTCCCTTCAAGGGTGTGTATCTTGAATATGTTTCTTCCGGAGACGGAAAAAAACCTGTCCGGACGAATATTTACCCGGTTCCGGACCTCAAGCAGCCTTTTCTGGGAGTGCATTTCACGGTCACGGCCACCGGAAAAATCAAGATCGGTCCGACGGCGATGCCGGCATTCTGGCGGGAAAATTACGGCGGTCTTGAAGGATTTTCCACGCGGGACCTGACCGAAATTCTGGGCTGGGAGGCACGCCTTTTTCTGGGGAATGACTTTGGCTTCCGGGATCTGGCCCTGAGCGAGATGAAGAAGTATCAGAAGTCGTTCATGGCCCATCAGGCCAGGGAACTCGTGAAAGATCTGGACCCGTCCCGCTTTTCCCGATGGGGACGCCCCGGGATCAGAGCCCAGCTCCTTGACCGGACAAGCCGAAAGCTCGTGACCGATTTTCGGGTCGAGGGAGACCGGCGGTCGATTCATGTTCTGAATGCGGTCTCCCCCGCTTTCACCGCCAGCGTTCCGTTCGCACAATGGATCCTCGACCGTCATCATACACAGGCGGGATGGCGGACGGAAGGAGTGTCCTCGTGA
- a CDS encoding sigma-54-dependent transcriptional regulator has product MNVPFVLVVDDYANTRAYLRALLEHEGFGVLEAGTGERALEILSSKDGRSVRAILLDLKLPNQSGIDLIAPFRSLCPRAPIIIMTAHASVPTAVSAIQKGAFHYLEKPLAEEELLETLSRAMALEAPEGRGEAEPPSPLELVGPTMERMMDRLRKAGSHPFPVLITGESGTGKEMVARTIHRFSPRFREPFVAVNTGAIPRDLVSSELFGHEKGSFTGALERKVGWFEAAGNGTLFLDEIGTMDLPVQVALLRVIESRSFSRVGGTVSIPFSAKILCATNENLEDMMKEGRFREDLFYRLNVHAIRLPPLRQRTEEIGFLAAHFLREALGLKGDEPEIHFSERARKILERYPWPGNIRELKNCMITISIEHGPEIRESSHPLIPEEWLPEAVLAAGTLPGAFEPEPRTLKENERDQIRKILMETGGNKAQAARILGISRKSLYAKLREYGLGDPAGPE; this is encoded by the coding sequence ATGAATGTGCCCTTCGTTCTGGTTGTGGACGATTATGCGAATACCCGGGCCTATTTGCGCGCGCTCCTTGAACACGAGGGCTTCGGTGTGCTGGAAGCAGGGACGGGCGAACGCGCTCTTGAAATTCTGTCCTCCAAGGACGGGCGTTCGGTCCGGGCGATCCTTCTTGATCTGAAACTGCCGAACCAGTCGGGGATCGATCTGATCGCTCCCTTCCGCTCCCTGTGTCCGAGGGCTCCGATCATCATCATGACCGCCCATGCGTCCGTCCCGACGGCGGTGTCGGCGATCCAGAAAGGCGCGTTCCACTATCTGGAAAAACCCCTCGCGGAAGAGGAGCTTCTGGAGACTCTCTCCCGGGCGATGGCCCTCGAGGCACCGGAAGGGAGAGGGGAAGCGGAACCCCCGTCTCCTCTGGAACTCGTGGGTCCCACGATGGAACGGATGATGGACCGGCTCCGGAAAGCGGGCTCCCACCCTTTTCCGGTTCTGATCACGGGAGAGAGCGGGACGGGAAAGGAAATGGTGGCCAGGACCATCCACCGGTTTTCACCCCGTTTCCGGGAACCCTTTGTTGCCGTCAATACCGGGGCCATTCCCCGCGATCTTGTGAGTTCCGAACTGTTCGGCCATGAAAAAGGGTCGTTCACGGGCGCTCTGGAGCGCAAGGTCGGCTGGTTCGAAGCGGCTGGAAACGGCACGCTGTTTCTGGATGAAATCGGCACGATGGATCTGCCGGTGCAGGTCGCTCTTCTCCGTGTCATCGAAAGCCGGAGCTTTTCCCGGGTGGGCGGAACGGTCTCCATTCCTTTTTCGGCAAAAATCCTCTGCGCGACAAACGAAAACCTGGAAGACATGATGAAGGAAGGCCGATTCCGGGAAGACCTCTTCTATCGCCTGAATGTGCACGCCATCCGTCTTCCTCCGCTCCGGCAGCGTACCGAAGAGATCGGCTTTTTGGCCGCCCATTTTCTGCGCGAAGCTCTGGGGCTGAAAGGAGATGAGCCCGAGATCCACTTCTCCGAAAGGGCCCGGAAGATTCTGGAGCGTTATCCCTGGCCAGGAAATATCCGGGAACTGAAAAACTGCATGATTACGATCTCTATCGAGCATGGTCCGGAAATCCGGGAGTCTTCCCACCCCCTGATCCCGGAGGAGTGGCTGCCGGAAGCTGTCCTGGCGGCCGGGACTCTTCCCGGGGCTTTTGAGCCGGAGCCCCGGACTCTCAAGGAGAACGAGCGGGACCAGATTCGGAAAATCCTGATGGAAACGGGAGGGAACAAGGCCCAGGCGGCACGGATTCTGGGAATCAGTCGCAAATCCCTCTACGCAAAACTGCGCGAATACGGCCTGGGGGATCCCGCCGGGCCGGAGTGA
- a CDS encoding cbb3-type cytochrome c oxidase subunit I — MLKKTIPDGTASKTMFFSSILWLAIGTTLGFVTSLKLAYPDILAGTPYLNFGHIRPVHVMTVAFMWISMAFGAAVLYMTPLLCGTKLWSEKLGVFNAWMWNLGGFVADVSLDLGFESGREYSDFIWPVDVYVLSFILAPLALNLYMTVLNRKVKGIYPTLWFFMGCLLYLPTTFSLSQSVEVFHVTGLNEALLTWWSGHNLFGLWITPMSMAVAYYMIPKLTGNPLYSHKLAHLNFWSNFAFYSTPGAHHLMGAPIPEWLKSFASVSGVLILVPSMAFLANALLTMYGKWRLFVEVPPLRWVATGTLFAIPLNFQGGFQQTRAINWYIHGTHWVVAHAHLGILGFSTFVEIGGTYYGIERLLRKKFNPTLELWHYWLTSIGFIIFWTSLTAAGLIQAAAKVYEVPYIDSVVATHPYMVARSWGGFLIITGQWIFLYNAYRMATSPSTVTTSPVTEGATAR; from the coding sequence ATGTTGAAGAAGACGATCCCGGACGGGACTGCGTCTAAAACCATGTTTTTCTCGTCAATCCTCTGGTTGGCGATTGGTACGACACTGGGGTTTGTGACCTCGCTGAAGCTCGCTTACCCCGACATTCTGGCCGGAACGCCCTATCTGAATTTCGGACACATCCGGCCTGTTCATGTGATGACGGTGGCTTTCATGTGGATCTCCATGGCGTTCGGTGCAGCCGTGCTCTACATGACGCCGCTTCTCTGCGGTACGAAGCTCTGGAGTGAGAAGCTCGGGGTGTTCAACGCCTGGATGTGGAACCTCGGCGGTTTCGTCGCCGATGTCTCCCTGGACCTCGGGTTCGAGTCCGGTCGTGAGTATTCCGACTTCATCTGGCCGGTGGACGTGTATGTTCTGTCCTTCATCCTGGCTCCTCTTGCCCTGAACCTCTACATGACGGTTCTGAACCGGAAGGTGAAGGGAATCTACCCGACACTCTGGTTCTTCATGGGTTGCCTGCTCTATCTTCCGACAACCTTTTCTCTTTCCCAGTCCGTTGAAGTTTTCCACGTGACCGGTCTGAACGAGGCTCTCCTGACCTGGTGGTCGGGACACAACCTCTTTGGTCTCTGGATTACGCCGATGTCCATGGCCGTGGCCTACTACATGATTCCCAAACTCACCGGGAACCCTCTGTACAGCCACAAGCTTGCGCATCTCAACTTCTGGTCCAATTTCGCGTTCTACTCCACGCCGGGAGCCCATCACCTCATGGGGGCGCCAATTCCCGAGTGGCTCAAGTCCTTCGCTTCCGTGTCCGGCGTGCTGATCCTGGTGCCGTCCATGGCCTTCCTTGCGAATGCCCTGTTGACGATGTACGGGAAATGGCGTCTGTTTGTGGAAGTGCCTCCGCTTCGCTGGGTGGCCACGGGAACCCTGTTTGCCATTCCCCTGAACTTCCAGGGCGGTTTCCAGCAGACCCGCGCCATCAACTGGTATATCCACGGAACACACTGGGTGGTGGCCCATGCCCATCTGGGTATTCTCGGCTTCTCCACCTTCGTGGAAATCGGTGGAACGTATTACGGTATTGAGCGGCTTCTCCGGAAGAAGTTCAACCCGACACTGGAACTGTGGCATTACTGGCTGACCTCCATCGGATTCATCATTTTCTGGACGAGTCTGACGGCCGCCGGTTTGATTCAGGCAGCAGCGAAAGTGTATGAAGTTCCTTACATCGACTCCGTGGTGGCAACACATCCTTACATGGTCGCCCGGTCCTGGGGCGGATTCCTGATCATTACCGGTCAGTGGATCTTCCTCTACAATGCCTATCGTATGGCGACCTCACCGTCGACGGTGACAACCTCACCGGTGACAGAAGGTGCAACAGCAAGATAA
- a CDS encoding mechanosensitive ion channel family protein: MDPSSSHSDSKSPAPRRVRFSTRFILILLLLPALLYGSHYLKDAFPGNPELLTLAQITSVLVVLFALYRALVSAVLPAFADRLGADRAKSARYFLDFLFVVIMLLSVLTLLGKGFSNLAIGGTLLSVILGIAGQNSLTNFFSGFVLAIVQPFRVGDPISLVTWQYTRLVGTYPHDTILPEHRGTVASIGMIYTSLIGEDGRKFMLPNSILLQAMILEASRSPVPVTLRLELPLDVPFPTIESTILDVIQESFGLDKTQCTVELNSIGSSSIVVVVKLARTGAREFVIKDAILRGILAHKQQATLSGIGARPLAGKSSSESSRDKDND; encoded by the coding sequence ATGGATCCCTCTTCGTCCCACTCTGACAGCAAATCCCCTGCCCCCCGACGGGTCCGTTTTTCCACACGCTTCATCCTCATCCTGCTTCTTCTTCCTGCGCTTCTGTATGGAAGCCACTATCTCAAGGATGCCTTTCCCGGAAATCCAGAATTGCTGACACTGGCCCAGATCACAAGCGTCCTTGTCGTTCTCTTCGCCCTTTACCGGGCTCTGGTGTCGGCGGTTCTCCCGGCCTTTGCCGACCGGCTGGGGGCGGATCGGGCAAAATCCGCCCGGTATTTTCTGGACTTTCTGTTTGTCGTCATCATGCTCCTTTCCGTTCTCACGCTGCTCGGCAAGGGCTTCAGCAATCTGGCGATCGGAGGCACCCTCCTTTCGGTGATTCTGGGAATCGCCGGCCAGAACTCCCTGACCAACTTTTTTTCCGGATTTGTTCTGGCCATCGTGCAACCCTTCCGGGTCGGCGATCCGATCTCTCTCGTCACCTGGCAATACACCCGTCTCGTGGGCACCTACCCGCACGACACCATTCTCCCCGAACACCGGGGAACGGTGGCCTCCATCGGGATGATCTACACCTCCCTGATCGGCGAAGACGGACGGAAGTTCATGCTCCCGAACTCCATTCTCCTGCAGGCGATGATCCTGGAAGCGTCCCGTTCGCCGGTTCCGGTCACCCTGCGGCTGGAGCTTCCCCTGGATGTTCCGTTCCCGACGATAGAATCCACAATACTCGATGTGATACAAGAATCCTTCGGTCTCGACAAGACGCAGTGCACCGTGGAGCTGAACAGCATCGGTTCCTCCTCCATCGTGGTCGTGGTCAAACTGGCAAGGACAGGCGCCAGGGAGTTCGTCATCAAGGACGCCATCCTGAGGGGAATTCTGGCTCACAAGCAACAGGCGACTCTTTCCGGAATCGGAGCCAGGCCCCTGGCAGGGAAGTCCTCCAGTGAATCATCCCGGGACAAAGACAATGACTGA
- a CDS encoding DUF6840 family protein yields MHIYELVSRDRTHPVRIYLLHSEYWTEDEFYNLLLEAFQRSSASDWHLQILEVSEYLVTAHGFVEAGGLQEIGFPGELSKTEVSRRIHAFLGKDRSD; encoded by the coding sequence ATGCATATCTATGAGCTGGTCTCGCGGGACAGGACGCATCCTGTCCGGATTTATCTTCTCCATTCAGAATATTGGACCGAAGACGAATTTTACAATCTTCTTCTTGAGGCGTTCCAGAGATCGAGCGCTTCCGACTGGCATCTTCAGATTCTGGAAGTGTCTGAATATCTGGTGACGGCCCACGGGTTTGTGGAAGCCGGGGGGCTGCAGGAAATAGGCTTTCCGGGCGAGCTTTCAAAAACCGAAGTCAGTCGTCGGATCCATGCGTTTCTGGGCAAGGACCGGAGCGACTGA
- a CDS encoding twin-arginine translocase TatA/TatE family subunit, which translates to MLSGLFEPIHLIVILGIVLLLFGGKKLPEIGSGLGKAISNFRQSFKNEEGSAPSPEREASAKRETESKPPLSR; encoded by the coding sequence ATGTTGTCAGGGCTTTTTGAACCCATCCATCTGATCGTGATTCTGGGAATTGTCCTTCTCTTGTTCGGAGGGAAAAAACTCCCGGAAATTGGTTCCGGCCTTGGAAAAGCCATTTCAAACTTTCGGCAGTCCTTCAAGAACGAAGAAGGATCTGCTCCTTCTCCGGAACGTGAAGCGTCGGCCAAACGAGAAACCGAGTCAAAGCCCCCTCTTTCCCGCTAG
- a CDS encoding DUF5623 domain-containing protein, translating to MSDRPAGRMPLTVHRNVGRWLSEILHASIRDTGVSSRIEFVRRTLHGWVREEYSETELPNAVYRNLYFPVLDAQPAHAGSGKIETISECDRLKNLVRNVTDTLVENYPQGLESEALLIALDGVKLELARIRKDIEMYGDPRKR from the coding sequence GTGAGCGACCGTCCGGCTGGCCGCATGCCGTTAACCGTTCACCGCAACGTCGGCCGATGGCTTTCGGAGATCCTTCATGCGTCGATCCGGGACACCGGGGTTTCCTCCCGCATCGAGTTTGTTCGCCGGACCCTTCACGGCTGGGTCCGGGAAGAATATTCCGAAACGGAATTGCCCAATGCCGTCTATCGGAACCTCTATTTTCCGGTTCTGGACGCCCAACCTGCCCATGCAGGGTCTGGAAAAATTGAAACGATTTCCGAATGCGATCGCCTCAAAAACCTTGTGCGGAATGTGACAGACACCCTTGTCGAAAACTATCCCCAGGGTCTGGAATCCGAAGCGCTGCTGATTGCGCTTGACGGCGTCAAACTCGAGCTTGCCCGCATCCGCAAGGACATCGAAATGTACGGAGATCCCAGAAAGAGATAA
- a CDS encoding phosphatase PAP2 family protein has translation MLEQIQGLDDALFLWVNNRWESGVLDPVMLAATDLGNGGYLYPIGIVLMLLFARATFVRDAVLWTSASLAGLLVEGSLKHLVARPRPLEHFSAAIRAGQVRVHVLGPHLHWFSFPSGHSTTAFCAAVLFGGLYPRLLWPALGMASLTGISRLYVGAHFPSDVLGGALIGAVSGLFALKVVRPRLPAGWSGSHVSRNGEREGEDHAPKNASS, from the coding sequence GTGCTGGAACAAATCCAGGGACTGGACGATGCCCTGTTCCTGTGGGTAAACAACCGGTGGGAATCCGGGGTTCTCGATCCGGTCATGCTGGCGGCTACCGACCTGGGAAACGGCGGGTATCTCTATCCGATCGGAATTGTTCTCATGCTCCTCTTTGCCAGAGCCACTTTTGTCAGGGATGCCGTTCTCTGGACCTCCGCCTCTCTCGCCGGCCTTCTGGTCGAGGGATCCCTGAAACATCTGGTTGCGCGCCCAAGACCGCTCGAGCATTTTTCGGCAGCGATCCGGGCGGGACAGGTCAGGGTGCATGTTTTGGGACCCCATCTGCACTGGTTCTCGTTCCCGTCCGGACATTCCACGACGGCGTTTTGCGCCGCGGTCCTGTTCGGGGGACTTTATCCCCGCCTTCTGTGGCCAGCTCTCGGGATGGCTTCCCTGACCGGAATTTCCCGGCTTTACGTGGGAGCCCATTTTCCATCGGATGTTCTGGGAGGGGCGCTGATTGGCGCCGTTTCCGGCCTGTTTGCCCTGAAAGTGGTCCGTCCCCGGTTGCCGGCCGGCTGGAGCGGTTCGCATGTTTCGAGAAACGGTGAAAGGGAAGGAGAGGACCATGCCCCCAAAAATGCCTCTTCTTGA
- a CDS encoding sulfite exporter TauE/SafE family protein: MNDFLFLLGGGALAGLVSGLLGIGGAVILIPYVLYVVPSFLSRTFTPFEATQISMFQVFFASVAGYVTHRPQLLLPVKTLLVWGGAALLGSAIGGTLSGHLPGTEILVLYLAEILLALFLLHRKPRPAEQTLDRLAWRRTFGAPVLMGGIGLVSGLLGIGGGFLYYPVMTGLLGYNARVAVGSSLGIMIPMAFSGMIAKTLSSGSFPDGTFPVAIGALAGSIVGARLHRGLTPAKIRWGQTLLLVATFARILASLL, encoded by the coding sequence ATGAACGACTTTTTGTTTCTTCTGGGAGGCGGAGCCCTCGCGGGCCTTGTGTCGGGGCTTTTGGGAATCGGAGGGGCGGTGATCCTGATCCCCTATGTCCTTTACGTGGTGCCGTCCTTTCTCTCCCGCACCTTCACGCCCTTCGAAGCCACCCAGATCTCGATGTTCCAGGTCTTTTTCGCCTCGGTGGCGGGATATGTCACCCACCGGCCCCAGCTTTTGCTTCCGGTCAAAACCCTGCTTGTCTGGGGAGGAGCGGCGCTCCTCGGGAGCGCAATCGGAGGCACGCTGTCCGGCCACCTGCCCGGCACAGAGATTCTTGTCCTCTATCTTGCGGAAATCCTCCTGGCACTCTTCCTTCTTCACCGCAAGCCTCGTCCGGCGGAGCAGACCCTCGACCGTCTTGCGTGGAGGAGAACATTCGGGGCGCCTGTCCTGATGGGAGGCATCGGTCTGGTGTCCGGGCTTTTGGGAATCGGAGGGGGATTTCTCTACTACCCCGTCATGACCGGGCTTCTGGGATATAACGCCCGGGTCGCTGTGGGCTCTTCTTTGGGAATCATGATCCCGATGGCTTTTTCCGGAATGATCGCAAAAACCCTTTCGTCCGGCTCGTTTCCGGATGGCACCTTTCCTGTGGCCATTGGCGCCCTGGCGGGTTCCATCGTGGGGGCCCGACTGCACCGGGGACTCACTCCGGCAAAAATCCGCTGGGGGCAGACGCTTCTTCTGGTCGCGACCTTTGCCCGGATTCTCGCCTCGCTTCTCTGA